One genomic region from Xenopus laevis strain J_2021 chromosome 2L, Xenopus_laevis_v10.1, whole genome shotgun sequence encodes:
- the LOC121399917 gene encoding leucine-rich repeat extensin-like protein 1 → MEVDVVDEIEDTEVEEIVDIDFVTWFHGLKLLACIVALLLNPPYPCILPHCHPTAYPCSYPSSHPPTPNFHHSPLTPYTCSQPSSYPPPLILAPTFLHQLTPYLCFHHPPLTSPLLTLALTPSLKPVPLSLALSPPLSLALISLLSRPPPLTLTLTYSSHPSTPFPRFQPPDSYPPFAFTPSTYSLFHPHPLPSLSPPLTPSKYPLFHPSSNPLPLTLAFTPLLLPPFPRFHPSSHPPPLALAFTPPPLTLTFSPPPLTPTPYSYFNPSPLTPSPYPCLHPLLSPPTLTLTLTHPPLTPSSPYPHFHHLLSPPPLTLTLTRLLSPSHLTLAFTPYSHPQPLPSL, encoded by the coding sequence atggaggtggatgtagtggatgagaTAGAAGACACGGAGGTAGAGGAGATAGTGGACATTGATTTTGTAACATGGTTTCATGGATTAAAATTGTTAGCATGTATTGTTGCCCTTCTTCTAAACCCCCCTTACCCATGCATCCTCCCTCACTGCCACCCCACAGCTTACCCTTGCTCTTACCCCTCCTCTCACCCACCTACCCCTAACTTTCACCACTCTCCTCTCACCCCTTATACTTGCTCTCAGCCCTCCTCTTACCCCCCACCTCTTATCCTTGCTCCCACCTTTTTACACCAACTCACCCCTTACCTTTGCTTTCACCATCCTCCCCTGACCTCCCCACTCCTTACCCTCGCTCTCACACCTTCTCTCAAACCTGTACCTCTTTCGCTTGCTCTCTCACCCCCCCTTAGCCTGGCTCTCATCTCCCTCCTCTCACGTCCCCCACCACTTACCCTCACTCTCACctactcctctcacccctccaCCCCTTTCCCTCGCTTTCAACCGCCCGATTCTTACCCCCCCTTTGCTTTCACCCCCTCCACATACTCTCTctttcacccccaccccttaccctcgctttcacCCCCTCTCACCCCCTCCAAATACCCTCTCTTTCacccctcctctaacccactaccccttaccctcgctttcacTCCCCTACTTTTACCCCCTTTCCCTCGCTTTCACCCCTCCTCTCACCCTCCACCCCTTGCCCTGGCTTTCACCCCTccaccccttaccctcactttctccccccctcctctcacccccaccccttactctTACTTTAACCCGTCTCCTCTCACCCCCTCACCTTACCCTTGCTTACAccccctactctcacccccaacccttaccctcactttaacccaccctcctctcaccccctcctccccttaccctcactttcaccacctcctctcacccccaccccttactctTACTTTAACCCGTCTCCTCTCACCCTCTCAccttacccttgctttcaccccctactctcacccccaacccttaccctcactttaa